Genomic DNA from bacterium:
AAGGGGCATTCGCATCCCCTGAGAAAAGCTCTATGTCTCCCAGTTGGAAATCCGCCCCTCGAATGCCGATCTTTTCAAGGTGATCGTAAGAATCTCCCCCCTGGGAGAGGACCTCGTTCAGGTTGGGAAGCTCAACCTCATGCCATGCTCCATCGGTAATAGCGCTGCCAAGAGGAATCTCGATGAGCTCGGCCTGATAGGAGGGCGATCCGCCGGTGGTGGTAAAATTGATCCATCGGCTCGCTCCCTCCTGGGTACCGACACGCACAGAGATAACCAGCGAATACCGGGATTTGATCGAAAGGCGAAGGTTATCCTGCCGGCAGGATTTCCCTTCGAATTCTTTATAGATATAGACCGATTTCAGTGAAGACTCCGCTCCCTCCGCTCCTCTTGCGCCGGGCACCATACATACTATTACCAGCGTAAGCAATAACCACAACCACACCTTTTTCCTGTCCATCCCCTCTGAGCCTCATCCAAGTTTATATTGAGTAGGTGGAGCTTATGCCCCACCACAATACTATATTACCGCTAAATGTCCTCTTGTACCTCGTGCGAGAGAGCAAGAACCATAGGCAATGGCCGAAGCTCCCGCCGCAGTGGATCAAGTGCCAATCCCAACGCCTCAAGCGTAAAGGCACCGAGCAGCACGCTGTCCCCTTCCTCGCCGAAGATGACATCTGCACCTCCTATCATGTCCCGGTATTTGAAAATAGCAACACCCTTCTTGCGTACAATCTTGGTTCCGTCTGCCAGCCGGAACGCCTGCTCTGTCAAGGGCTTGATGCCAAGCTTCTCCAGAACCGGGGCGGGAACCACAGAGTAAATAGCCCCGGAATCAATCAGAAATTCCAATTTCTCCCTGACTTCAGGGTTGGCAGGGTTTCCTACCTCAATCTCCAGGACTGTAAGACCCATGATAATCTCCTCTCTCTCTGAGGGCTAAAGTATAGTTATCCCTTTACTCCTCCAGTGTATACCTTCCTTCGGAAGTATTCAACCCAATCTTCATCCTCCCGCCCTTTTCTCTGTTTCTCAACCTAAATCGTACTGGTGGTCGAAGATAAGAGGCTTGACAGGTCAGGCAGGGTAATCGTGGTCGATCCGGGTGTATAGGTTGTAACCGGTATTGTAACACCGGACAGTCCGGATAATCCCAAATTGCTCAACCCCAGGATGGAAGATAAGCTTACCTGACTGGTTGAAGGAACCAGGACAGGAAGCGAAAAAGTATTGGTTGGCAGGTTCGACAGACTGCTCAACAGGTCCGTACCGCCAAGCAGTGATGAACTGTCGAGTCCGGCCAGGAGAGGAGAAGTGCTGCTCAGCCCTGCCCCCAGGAGAGAGGAGTAGCCTAATCCCAGAGGAGAGCCGAGGAAGCCTCCGTAGAGGGAATAGGGATAGCCGTAACTGGAGTAGGGAAGGCCATAGCCTGAAAGTCCATAGCCAAGTCCGTACAGGGGGGGAGGATATCCATAGCCGCCCAGGCCATAGCCATATAAACCGCCAAGGCCAAGGAGTCCGCCGTAACCCAGGCCGAAGAGACCTCCATAGCCCCAGGCGCCATAGCCTAAATAGTCATAGTATCCAAGACCGCCGTAGTATCCAAGGCCGCCATACCATGCCGGGCCGTAATAATTGTCATAATATCCTCCCAGTGCCGAGTAGGGTGAATAGTACGAGCTGCCAAGATCAGTGGGAGAGTAGACAACAGAATCCCCGGCCCTGTTCTGACTGGCAGTTCCTCCCGACGAGCTTTCCGAAACCGGTCCCAGTACCTGGAGGTAGCCGACGAGATTTTCATCATGCTGGATAGAGAAATATTCGGGTTCGGTAAGCTCCCATCCCATCCAATTCTTTTTATAGGCTGGGGGGGTAATATCCGGCAGGGCAAAGTTATCG
This window encodes:
- a CDS encoding aspartyl protease, whose protein sequence is MGLTVLEIEVGNPANPEVREKLEFLIDSGAIYSVVPAPVLEKLGIKPLTEQAFRLADGTKIVRKKGVAIFKYRDMIGGADVIFGEEGDSVLLGAFTLEALGLALDPLRRELRPLPMVLALSHEVQEDI